A stretch of the Sulfurimonas sp. HSL3-1 genome encodes the following:
- a CDS encoding peptidylprolyl isomerase: MFGFGKQELKTYDYSAEEMASFQWAKMTTSKGVMWLKLYNEETPNTVANFAFLAKDGYYDGLNFHRVIPGFMAQGGCPHGTGTGGPGWSIACETANNVHKHVKGTLSMAHAGPNTGGSQFFICFVPCPHLDGVHTVFGGIEAGDADSMAVLDSIAGQDKIEKVEILAEKA; encoded by the coding sequence ATGTTCGGTTTCGGAAAACAAGAACTCAAGACCTACGACTACAGCGCCGAGGAGATGGCATCGTTCCAATGGGCAAAAATGACTACCAGCAAGGGTGTCATGTGGCTTAAACTCTACAACGAGGAGACGCCTAATACTGTCGCGAACTTCGCCTTCCTGGCCAAAGACGGCTACTACGACGGCCTCAATTTCCACCGCGTCATCCCGGGCTTCATGGCCCAGGGCGGCTGCCCGCACGGTACGGGTACCGGCGGTCCGGGCTGGAGCATTGCCTGCGAAACGGCCAACAACGTTCACAAGCACGTTAAAGGCACCCTCTCCATGGCCCACGCAGGCCCGAACACCGGCGGCAGCCAGTTCTTCATCTGCTTCGTCCCCTGCCCGCACCTCGACGGCGTCCACACCGTCTTCGGCGGCATTGAAGCCGGTGACGCAGACTCCATGGCCGTGCTCGACAGCATTGCCGGCCAGGACAAGATCGAGAAAGTCGAGATCCTCGCCGAAAAGGCGTAA